In one Culex quinquefasciatus strain JHB chromosome 2, VPISU_Cqui_1.0_pri_paternal, whole genome shotgun sequence genomic region, the following are encoded:
- the LOC6052466 gene encoding uncharacterized protein LOC6052466: MISTNDSAPTWFQWASDQRSLWEVISRSNCSHVGPTIGPLVTLKDRPGGAVAGSELVSVGTMLSSAQLGLLTGVLMILFIRHKLTRLREESAESKAYKFLKQLNMAEVRRFLFVLVTFLQFVILSPILLLVFFAFWLYRGVVGIILSWRHGAHFMGLLDGADVVWAIERDNSRGMINIMAYIEEAADGQDSSTSAEMLLVLRKRISSRLMGAIRSHPKMFWLRKLELGYYYWSDLSDLTIEDYIRYLEYIPLESDERYIDERKLRSLMSEINNRYLLRSHTASWEILVGRQPLLDEKRNVLRFPVIFRVHHSLGDGVALLRLLLESIVDKEVPSRWKRLSNFKAMNLEYRIQQNANRFLQQRSLIEKLYQRIPTARQIYTWKRHQLQLLWTIFTAPAFFHDVSARAVDHNCIHASELSNQKVVSWIHEEEHSDTHWVEVIKRTKQQLPGARFSDAFLTALSSSLQKYLSRKTDQVPEDITVVLPTRVERESPQLKLHNKFSVALQTLPITSGIDLSDPNRMQTLMARLNDVKRHSDALRSSPDYMINYWIMNTVACLFPDNLLRKILNSAHSTMAISNLPGPQQKPQINGRELKNLSFWIPNIGQTAVGLTLLTYGGRLQLGILADRAVIATEDDAHSILAETIAEIERMDVVLKGE; this comes from the exons ATGATATCCACGAACGACTCAGCACCCACCTGGTTCCAGTGGGCCTCGGATCAGCGCTCCCTTTGGGAAGTGATATCTCGCAGTAATTGCAGCCACGTGGGGCCCACAATCGGCCCGCTGGTGACCCTGAAGGATCGTCCTGGTGGCGCTGTCGCAGGAAGTGAATTAGT ATCTGTTGGAACGATGCTTTCTTCGGCCCAGCTGGGACTGCTGACGGGAGTGCTGATGATTCTGTTTATACGCCACAAATTGACCCGATTGCGAGAGGAATCTGCCGAATCCAAGGCGTACAAATTCTTGAAGCAGCTCAACATGGCAGAAGTCCGACGATTCCTGTTCGTTTTGGTGACTTTTTTGCAGTTTGTCATTTTATCTCCGATTTTGCTGTTGGTTTTCTTTGCCTTCTGGTTATACCGAGGGGTGGTAGGGATCATCCTTAGCTGGCGTCATGGAGCGCACTTTATGGGTCTCCTCGACGGAGCGGACGTCGTGTGGGCCATCGAGCGGGATAACTCACGTGGTATGATCAACATTATGGCTTATATTGAAGAGGCTGCTGATGGTCAGGACAGCTCGACCAGTGCTGAAATGCTGCTGGTTCTGAGGAAGCGGATTTCCTCGAGGTTGATGGGAGCCATACGATCTCATCCGAAAATGTTTTGGCTTCGCAAGCTGGAGCTCGGGTACTACTACTGGAGCGACCTGTCTGACCTGACAATTGAGGATTACATTCGCTACCTGGAGTACATTCCACTCGAGTCGGACGAACGCTACATCGACGAGCGGAAACTGCGCAGTCTAATGAGTGAAATCAATAATCGATATTTGTTGCGAAGCCATACCGCTTCCTGGGAGATTCTGGTTGGCCGACAACCACTGCTGGACGAGAAACGCAACGTGTTACGTTTCCCCGTCATATTCCGTGTGCACCACTCTCTTGGAGATGGCGTTGCACTGCTCCGTCTACTGCTGGAGAGCATCGTCGACAAGGAGGTACCATCCCGTTGGAAGCGACTTTCCAACTTTAAGGCGATGAACCTCGAGTACCGAATCCAGCAGAACGCCAATCGCTTCCTCCAGCAGCGCAGTCTGATCGAGAAGCTCTACCAGCGGATCCCAACCGCTCGACAGATCTACACCTGGAAGCGACACCAGCTTCAGCTACTTTGGACCATCTTCACCGCTCCGGCCTTCTTCCACGACGTGTCCGCCCGTGCCGTCGACCACAACTGCATCCATGCCAGCGAGCTCTCAAACCAGAAGGTCGTCAGCTGGATCCACGAGGAAGAACACAGCGATACCCACTGGGTTGAAGTCATCAAGCGAACCAAACAGCAACTCCCCGGTGCACGATTCTCCGACGCATTCCTCACGGCCCTTTCAAGCAGTCTGCAGAAATACCTCAGCCGGAAGACGGATCAAGTTCCCGAAGACATCACCGTCGTCCTCCCAACCAGAGTCGAGCGGGAAT CTCCCCAACTGAAACTCCACAACAAATTCTCGGTTGCACTCCAAACATTACCGATCACTTCCGGCATCGACCTCAGCGATCCAAACCGCATGCAGACCCTAATGGCCCGCCTGAACGACGTCAAGCGGCACTCGGATGCGCTGCGATCGTCCCCGGACTACATG ATCAACTACTGGATCATGAACACGGTGGCGTGCCTCTTCCCGGACAACCTGCTGCGGAAGATCCTCAACAGTGCCCACAGCACGATGGCCATCTCGAACCTGCCCGGGCCCCAGCAGAAGCCCCAGATCAACGGACGCGAGCTGAAGAACCTGAGCTTCTGGATCCCGAACATTGGCCAGACGGCGGTCGGGCTGACGCTGCTCACGTACGGCGGAAGGCTGCAGCTGGGCATCCTGGCGGATCGGGCGGTCATCGCGACCGAGGACGACGCGCACTCGATTCTGGCGGAAACTATTGCTGAGATTGAGCGCATGGACGTGGTGCTGAAGGGGGAGTAG
- the LOC6052467 gene encoding uncharacterized protein LOC6052467, translated as MIRFLAFVAALPLVPVISLVVVGLSLYRALVAWIIGHKFKGRYSGMLAGSDVIWGLDEDRNSGVVNVLGFVEGSLSEQAGRTPQQIVTFLTERFQGMLQNRSKEAFRKLFLQRNRSLGFFFWTRAKEVKLSDYIRLVSINENATVTEKEICDYVTKICNRKLFRTNNNAWELLVGTQYIEDSQTNVAKYPILFRFHHSLGDGISIMRLILDEVVDQRHDSIELTKTLSTVGKRHNTSFWSYLKACYNAPLFVLGVLFSSENPNSLQLMVPTPEKVICWQNEKSTLTGNCWNHVLENVGLISSKPSYSNTLLAVLSGTFFGHFASKEHYPNSLTIAMPTRVQREAHQVNLKNTFATPMQQLKISPQIDLEDPNRLQNLLKKLSHLQQTTNRLRSSSDTMLTHQMMSTLPSICPLPILRLLSNLFRITASVSIMPPLKHRLRLGPYELSDVYFWPPAFGSVGVNLTAFSYGGQLRLTLLADRTLFRTCGEGQALLNEFFSEMERMERVLSEC; from the exons ATGATTCGATTTCTGGCGTTCGTCGCTGCACTTCCACTAGTGCCAGTGATTAGCTTAGTCGTGGTAGGTTTAAGTCTGTACCGGGCGCTAGTTGCATGGATCATCGGGCACAAGTTCAAAGGACGATACTCCGGCATGCTCGCCGGATCGGACGTAATCTGGGGCCTGGACGAGGATCGAAACAGTGGCGTGGTCAATGTGCTGGGATTTGTCGAAGGCTCGTTATCTGAACAAGCGGGCAGGACGCCACAACAGATTGTGACGTTCCTAACAGAACGTTTCCAGGGGATGCTACAAAATCGTAGTAAAGAAGCTTTCAGGAAGCTGTTTCTTCAGCGTAATCGCTCGCTTGGGTTCTTCTTCTGGACTCGGGCTAAGGAAGTTAAACTAAGTGACTATATACGACTTGTGAGTATCAACGAGAATGCAACGGTGACTGAAAAGGAGATTTGTGATTATGTTACGAAAATCTGTAACAGAAAGTTATTTCGGACTAACAATAATGCATGGGAACTACTGGTTGGAACGCAATATATTGAAGATTCACAAACGAACGTGGCTAAGTATCCA ATACTTTTTCGATTTCATCACTCACTTGGAGATGGTATATCGATCATGCGATTAATATTGGATGAAGTGGTTGATCAGAGACATGATTCCATTGAACTGACTAAAACATTATCAACAGTTGGAAAGCGACACAACACGTCATTCTGGAGTTACTTGAAAGCATGTTACAATGCTCCTTTATTTGTGCTTGGTGTTCTATTTTCGTCTGAAAACCCGAATAGTCTTCAGCTTATGGTTCCAACTCCCGAGAAGGTTATCTGCTGGCAAAACGAAAAATCAACCTTGACTGGAAATTGCTGGAACCATGTTTTAGAAAATGTAGGTCTAATTTCATCAAAACCTTCCTACTCTAACACCCTGCTAGCAGTACTATCTGGAACATTTTTTGGACACTTTGCATCCAAAGAGCATTATCCGAATTCTTTGACAATTGCTATGCCAACTAGAGTTCAACGGGAAG CTCATCAAGTCAATCTCAAAAATACCTTCGCAACGCCTATGCAACAGCTCAAAATCTCACCCCAAATCGACCTGGAAGACCCCAACCGCCTACAGAACCTACTAAAAAAACTCTCTCATCTACAACAAACCACAAACCGCCTCCGCTCCTCATCAGACACCATGCTAACCCACCAGATGATGTCCACCCTGCCCTCAATCTGCCCGCTGCCAATCCTACGACTCCTTTCGAACCTGTTCCGCATCACGGCATCGGTTTCGATCATGCCACCGCTGAAGCATCGCCTCCGCCTGGGCCCGTACGAACTCAGCGATGTGTACTTTTGGCCACCGGCCTTCGGAAGCGTGGGAGTTAACCTGACGGCGTTTTCCTACGGTGGACAGTTACGGCTGACGCTGCTAGCGGATCGTACCCTTTTCCGCACCTGTGGGGAGGGGCAAGCATTGTTGAATGAGTTTTTCAGCGAGATGGAACGAATGGAGCGAGTGTTGAGTGAATGTTAA